The following are from one region of the Petrotoga mobilis SJ95 genome:
- a CDS encoding tetratricopeptide repeat protein, with translation MEHIVKFNIGEEEIEITDLTPFPILLCEFLYEGDFELMKADLKNNSKFIEEAKKIEKLVEHLPGLTSNFVIYPFVLSEFLAYFSEFQINYSDLVHISLNGLFDTVLLEADKKNFEFVKDVVDFILKIDPSFAPAYELMGSVLVEKGEMEEGEEYLEKAVKLDPWNIAALSELGELYFNLGEYEKAAEIWKKEIELSPNNYVTYFMIADAYMQKGDYEKAAHILEKFLNRFPNSVLGKYELSTIYEKLSRTTEANELKEEILNTTPEYSTDIEVWAKVMFENGKYKEVQNFLEKYIDQDKENEHFKLLLVIPYLKVKKFEEAKSIYQEIKDKYMWYIYGLEEILNKNLTKEEMEVIEKV, from the coding sequence ATGGAGCATATAGTAAAGTTTAACATTGGAGAAGAAGAGATTGAAATAACTGATTTAACCCCTTTTCCAATCTTGCTTTGTGAGTTCTTGTACGAAGGAGATTTTGAGTTAATGAAGGCTGACTTAAAAAACAACTCAAAATTTATTGAAGAAGCAAAGAAAATCGAAAAACTTGTTGAACACTTACCCGGTTTAACCTCCAACTTTGTGATTTATCCTTTCGTCCTTTCCGAATTTTTGGCTTATTTTTCTGAGTTCCAAATCAATTACTCCGACCTAGTACATATTTCCTTGAATGGACTATTCGACACGGTCTTATTGGAAGCCGATAAAAAGAACTTTGAGTTCGTGAAAGATGTCGTAGATTTTATACTCAAAATTGATCCAAGTTTCGCTCCAGCCTACGAATTAATGGGCTCAGTGCTAGTAGAAAAAGGCGAAATGGAAGAGGGGGAAGAGTATTTAGAAAAAGCAGTTAAATTAGACCCTTGGAATATAGCAGCTTTGTCTGAATTAGGTGAACTATACTTTAATTTAGGCGAATACGAAAAAGCTGCTGAAATCTGGAAAAAAGAAATAGAACTTTCACCCAACAATTACGTAACTTACTTCATGATTGCAGATGCTTACATGCAAAAAGGAGATTATGAAAAAGCCGCCCACATTTTAGAAAAATTCCTAAATAGATTCCCCAACAGCGTATTGGGTAAGTATGAGTTATCCACTATTTATGAGAAATTATCGAGAACTACAGAAGCCAATGAACTCAAAGAGGAAATTCTCAATACAACACCTGAATATTCAACCGACATAGAAGTTTGGGCTAAAGTAATGTTTGAAAACGGTAAATATAAAGAAGTTCAAAACTTCTTAGAAAAATATATAGACCAAGATAAAGAAAATGAACACTTTAAATTGTTATTGGTTATCCCCTACTTAAAGGTTAAGAAATTCGAAGAAGCCAAAAGTATATACCAAGAAATAAAAGATAAGTACATGTGGTACATTTATGGACTTGAAGAAATTCTGAACAAAAATTTAACCAAAGAGGAAATGGAAGTAATAGAAAAGGTGTAA
- a CDS encoding Hsp20/alpha crystallin family protein: MLERRRDDRDDREDLLSPFDFFNREFEDFFRSLPFGTTSRGEMDVYETDDDYIVECELPGLNKKDIKVQLNNDLLTISAEKKESDEVKRGNVYRRERYFGRIERTIRLPEYIDKDKIKAEYENGVLKLTIPKVETAKGEGKEIKIE; the protein is encoded by the coding sequence ATGTTAGAAAGAAGAAGAGACGACAGAGATGACAGAGAAGACTTGTTATCTCCATTTGATTTCTTCAATAGAGAGTTTGAAGACTTCTTTAGATCATTGCCTTTTGGAACGACCTCTCGTGGTGAGATGGATGTGTATGAAACTGACGATGATTACATCGTAGAGTGTGAATTACCTGGTTTAAACAAAAAAGATATAAAAGTTCAATTAAACAACGATCTATTAACCATATCCGCAGAAAAGAAAGAATCCGACGAAGTAAAAAGAGGGAACGTATATAGGAGAGAAAGATACTTTGGTAGAATTGAACGAACTATAAGACTACCAGAGTACATTGACAAAGACAAAATTAAAGCTGAATATGAAAATGGAGTTTTGAAACTAACTATACCAAAAGTTGAGACAGCTAAAGGTGAAGGAAAAGAGATCAAAATTGAATAA
- a CDS encoding CPBP family intramembrane glutamic endopeptidase, translated as MLFIRFIILVVIYYLLIYAIGRFFLKRKGIYLGNFILGIFSIAISIFLIYLSPINFQQAGFQIGNFKKGLFMLLISLILIIGSLFSMRKMSLSDLMKIPYGSFQNNKIMLLHVWLVVGPSEELFYRGFIQGNIRMFLPGSVFSIEYATIIATSIFVFAHLNNLFFGRESIKQFIGLLPGRIIMGSILGYTFQISNSLIYPIIIHTLSDGLTITYLIILKKRTLNNYHL; from the coding sequence ATGCTCTTTATTAGATTTATCATCTTAGTTGTTATCTACTATTTACTAATATATGCAATAGGTCGATTTTTTCTAAAAAGAAAAGGTATTTATTTAGGAAATTTTATTTTAGGAATCTTCAGTATTGCTATTTCAATCTTTCTTATCTATCTTTCACCAATAAACTTCCAACAGGCTGGATTTCAAATAGGAAATTTTAAAAAAGGACTGTTTATGCTTCTAATTTCTTTAATTTTAATAATAGGATCTTTATTTAGTATGAGAAAAATGAGTCTTTCTGATCTCATGAAGATTCCCTACGGAAGTTTTCAAAATAACAAAATTATGTTATTACATGTTTGGTTGGTGGTAGGACCATCTGAAGAGCTATTTTATAGAGGATTTATCCAAGGAAATATAAGAATGTTTTTACCCGGTTCAGTTTTTTCTATTGAATATGCAACGATCATAGCAACATCAATCTTTGTTTTTGCCCATTTAAACAATCTCTTCTTTGGCAGAGAAAGTATAAAACAATTTATAGGTCTTTTACCAGGAAGGATCATAATGGGATCGATTTTGGGATACACCTTTCAAATTTCAAATAGCTTGATCTATCCTATCATAATACATACCCTCTCAGATGGACTAACTATAACTTACTTAATTATCTTAAAGAAGCGAACCCTAAATAATTATCACTTATAG
- a CDS encoding ArsB/NhaD family transporter has protein sequence MSIYALTSLIVFIIVVVGMVFQKIDRTLIAMLGAIFLLGTGIFPDQIGAIKEYVDYNTLLLLLGMMVFVETLRKTGIFTFLGLSMLRLFGNNTYTLFISLIFLVALFSGFIDNVTTVLVFIPMTFAITDSLNINYLPFVLGEIFASNIGGMATIIGDPPNIMIASAAGYSFSEFALIMYPVTLINLVFAILLLIYFFKEDLSVKIDKEVIKNFDVSHIVENKKEFILSILLFGAVIVAFALQHELNLESSTVALAGGFFSLFILRPKDLKDTLSKVEWENILFFFALFLIAGALEETGIINAFSNMLVNFAGGSLLLFSFSILTISSFFTGFLNNVPLVAAMIPVIEKLSISESSIFSNLDPIWYSLSLGACLGGNLTPIAASANVIALGLLTQFKGKTISFWEFSKYGLIILLGNIVISGIYVNFIFF, from the coding sequence ATGTCAATTTATGCCTTAACATCTTTGATAGTCTTCATAATTGTCGTTGTAGGAATGGTTTTTCAGAAAATAGATAGAACGCTTATTGCAATGTTGGGGGCTATTTTTCTATTAGGAACAGGGATTTTCCCTGACCAAATTGGTGCAATAAAAGAGTACGTGGATTATAACACTCTGTTATTGCTGCTTGGAATGATGGTATTTGTTGAGACTTTAAGAAAGACAGGTATATTTACCTTCTTAGGTCTCTCCATGTTAAGATTGTTTGGGAATAACACCTATACCTTATTCATCTCTCTAATTTTTTTGGTTGCTTTATTTTCTGGCTTTATTGATAACGTTACTACTGTTTTAGTTTTTATTCCAATGACTTTTGCCATTACGGATTCATTAAATATTAATTATCTCCCTTTTGTTTTAGGAGAAATTTTCGCATCAAATATTGGAGGTATGGCAACTATAATTGGTGATCCTCCTAATATTATGATTGCTTCTGCGGCAGGTTATTCTTTCTCAGAGTTCGCTCTTATTATGTATCCGGTTACATTGATCAATTTAGTATTCGCCATTCTCTTATTGATATATTTCTTCAAGGAAGATTTATCCGTTAAAATAGACAAAGAAGTGATTAAAAACTTTGATGTATCTCATATTGTAGAAAACAAAAAGGAATTTATCTTGTCTATACTTTTGTTTGGTGCAGTTATCGTGGCTTTTGCTTTACAACATGAGCTTAATTTAGAAAGCTCAACCGTTGCCTTAGCGGGTGGTTTTTTTTCATTATTTATTCTTAGGCCAAAGGATTTGAAAGATACATTATCTAAAGTTGAATGGGAAAATATTTTATTTTTCTTTGCTTTATTTTTAATTGCCGGTGCACTTGAAGAAACGGGTATCATTAACGCTTTTTCTAATATGCTTGTCAATTTTGCTGGTGGCTCTTTACTGTTATTTAGTTTTTCCATTCTAACAATTTCTTCTTTCTTTACTGGTTTCCTAAATAATGTTCCTTTAGTGGCTGCAATGATACCTGTCATTGAAAAATTATCTATTTCTGAATCTTCCATATTTAGTAATCTTGACCCCATTTGGTATTCATTATCATTGGGGGCTTGCTTGGGAGGGAACTTAACTCCAATAGCCGCTTCAGCGAACGTTATAGCGTTAGGTCTCTTAACCCAATTTAAAGGGAAAACAATTTCTTTTTGGGAGTTTTCTAAATACGGTTTGATAATATTATTAGGGAATATAGTAATTTCTGGAATATATGTAAATTTCATTTTTTTCTGA
- a CDS encoding ArsB/NhaD family transporter — MSQTELITLIVFAVVLFFIITHKINRTIIAMLGASVLIIFGVFPDEIEAIRNYIDFNTLLLLLGMMLFVSVIRRTGLFSYVGIKTLKIFGHNGYMLFISLTFLVALISGFIDNVTTILVFIPITFAITDSLKVNYFPYVLGEIFASNIGGMATIIGDPPNIMIASAAGFSFSEFALVMYPIAIMNLLFMDMLFIFIFKKDLQIKFDKESIKSFDTSHLIEDKRRFFLSIILFVSVIIAFSTQHFLGLESSTIAIVAGFFSLLLLAPNQVRDTLNEVEWESLLFFFGLFLITGAMEETGLIANLSDVMVKVAGDSVKSFTLFILPVASLISGFIDNIPFTATMIPVVQHLQVVQPGIFSNLDPVWYSLAMGACLGGNATSIGASANIIGLAMLTQFKNKTILFKDFAKYGFLLVLGNIVISEIYLLLLFF; from the coding sequence ATGTCACAAACTGAACTAATAACCCTTATAGTATTCGCTGTAGTATTGTTTTTTATCATCACTCACAAAATTAACAGAACCATTATTGCCATGCTTGGAGCTTCGGTGCTTATTATATTCGGAGTTTTTCCTGACGAAATTGAAGCTATAAGAAATTATATTGATTTCAACACCCTTCTTTTACTGCTCGGGATGATGTTATTTGTAAGCGTTATTCGTAGAACTGGCCTTTTTTCATATGTAGGTATTAAGACTTTGAAAATATTTGGACATAACGGATACATGTTGTTTATTTCCTTAACTTTTTTGGTTGCATTAATTTCAGGTTTCATTGATAATGTTACTACGATACTTGTTTTTATACCTATTACCTTTGCTATAACGGATTCTTTAAAAGTCAATTATTTCCCTTATGTTTTAGGTGAAATTTTTGCATCGAATATTGGAGGAATGGCAACCATCATTGGCGATCCACCCAATATTATGATAGCTTCAGCTGCAGGATTTTCCTTTTCAGAATTTGCTTTAGTTATGTACCCAATTGCAATAATGAATCTCTTGTTCATGGATATGCTTTTTATATTCATTTTTAAAAAAGATCTTCAAATCAAATTTGATAAAGAGAGTATAAAAAGTTTTGATACGTCCCATTTGATCGAAGATAAAAGAAGATTTTTCCTGTCCATAATTCTTTTTGTAAGTGTAATAATCGCTTTTTCTACTCAACACTTTTTAGGTTTGGAGAGTTCTACAATTGCAATAGTAGCAGGATTCTTCTCTTTACTACTATTAGCGCCAAATCAGGTGAGGGATACTTTGAATGAAGTTGAGTGGGAAAGTCTTTTATTCTTTTTTGGTTTATTTCTCATTACAGGGGCGATGGAAGAAACAGGACTGATAGCTAATTTATCCGATGTCATGGTAAAAGTTGCTGGAGATTCGGTAAAATCTTTCACTTTGTTTATTTTACCTGTTGCTAGCTTAATTTCGGGATTCATTGATAATATTCCTTTTACAGCTACTATGATTCCCGTTGTTCAACATTTACAAGTGGTACAACCCGGTATTTTCAGTAATTTAGATCCAGTATGGTATTCTCTTGCGATGGGTGCATGTTTAGGTGGAAATGCAACTTCCATCGGTGCATCCGCTAATATAATTGGACTCGCTATGTTAACCCAGTTTAAGAATAAAACTATCTTGTTCAAAGATTTTGCTAAATACGGATTTTTACTTGTATTAGGAAATATAGTTATCTCAGAAATTTATTTATTATTATTGTTTTTTTAG
- a CDS encoding amidohydrolase translates to MKTLLLKNGYIYPISREPFVGDILIEDGIIKQIGEDLQVKAEEVIDATNKYILPGFIDAHSHIGLFEEGVGASYQDGNEATDPVTPQVRAIDAFYPEDAAIKRALSGGVTTVMIVPGSANPIGGQGAILKLNSQITDEAILREPAGLKMALGENPKRVYGSYNKTPSTRLGNAAVIRDYFTKVRNYIEKKKSAEKEGKAFTETDIKFEIGEKVLNKQIPARIHAHRKDDILTAIRLSEEFGFDLVIEHATEAYKIPDFIKEKNIPLILGPLLGFRTKLETRDMRFESIKIINEKGILAALMCDHPVTHLEHASIQAATALRYGAKEEDLLKMLTINPAKILKIEKRLGTIDESKDADLVLWSGHPFDPRSIVEKTLINGTVVYES, encoded by the coding sequence ATGAAAACACTTTTATTGAAAAATGGATACATTTATCCTATTTCTAGAGAACCATTTGTCGGAGATATTTTGATAGAAGATGGCATAATCAAGCAAATAGGGGAAGATCTGCAGGTTAAAGCAGAAGAGGTAATAGATGCAACAAATAAGTATATCCTACCAGGATTTATCGATGCACATTCCCATATTGGTTTGTTTGAAGAAGGTGTTGGAGCCTCTTACCAAGACGGAAATGAAGCGACGGACCCTGTTACACCACAAGTTAGGGCGATTGATGCCTTTTATCCCGAAGACGCTGCTATAAAAAGAGCTCTATCTGGGGGGGTTACAACGGTGATGATAGTGCCAGGTAGTGCAAACCCCATTGGAGGTCAGGGGGCTATATTGAAGTTAAATTCTCAAATAACCGATGAAGCTATTTTAAGAGAACCTGCTGGCCTTAAAATGGCTTTGGGTGAAAATCCTAAAAGAGTATATGGTTCTTACAACAAAACTCCATCTACTAGGCTAGGAAATGCTGCAGTAATAAGAGATTATTTTACTAAAGTTAGAAATTATATTGAAAAGAAGAAATCTGCAGAAAAAGAAGGGAAAGCTTTTACTGAGACAGACATCAAATTTGAAATTGGCGAGAAAGTTCTAAATAAGCAAATTCCAGCAAGGATTCACGCACACAGAAAAGACGATATTTTAACTGCGATAAGGTTATCTGAAGAATTTGGGTTTGACCTGGTTATTGAACACGCAACAGAGGCTTATAAAATCCCTGATTTTATTAAAGAAAAAAATATTCCATTGATTTTGGGACCTCTACTAGGTTTTAGAACAAAATTGGAAACCAGAGATATGCGGTTTGAGTCGATAAAAATAATTAATGAGAAGGGAATCTTAGCTGCGTTGATGTGTGATCATCCTGTAACTCATTTAGAACACGCTTCAATACAAGCAGCTACTGCCTTAAGGTATGGAGCCAAGGAAGAAGACTTGCTAAAAATGTTAACGATAAATCCAGCTAAAATTCTAAAGATAGAAAAACGTTTAGGAACTATTGATGAAAGCAAGGACGCAGATTTGGTTTTGTGGAGCGGTCATCCTTTTGACCCCAGAAGCATTGTAGAAAAGACACTGATAAATGGAACTGTGGTTTATGAATCGTAA
- the tdh gene encoding L-threonine 3-dehydrogenase — protein MKAIVKAKPGKGLTLMEVEEPTLQFSHDVKIKILKVSVCGTDVHIYEWNDWAKDRIKQFPQIDGHEFVGRVIEVGNEVKSVKPGDLVVSDSHIPCGYCHQCRTGNMHVCQNLKILGVDRDGVFSEYAVLPDTVLIKIDESIPLKYASVMEPLGNAIFTTTAADLRGKVVLIAGAGPIGAMAIEIAKLSGAAFIIVSEPSDYRINMAKSLGADLVINPKEKSVVEEVLKITSGLGADVFLEMSGNENALNDGIKSLKSTGVASILGVYPESKIKFEMNTAVFKNLTIHTITGRKMFETWYMAINWLKYHKLDLSKVVTHEFDFENFEEAFELMASGKSGKIVLNVTKEEEV, from the coding sequence ATGAAGGCTATTGTAAAAGCCAAACCAGGAAAAGGGTTAACCCTAATGGAAGTAGAAGAACCAACTTTACAGTTTTCACACGATGTAAAGATTAAAATTTTAAAAGTATCGGTATGTGGGACTGATGTACATATTTACGAATGGAATGATTGGGCAAAAGACCGAATTAAGCAATTCCCACAAATCGATGGCCATGAATTTGTTGGAAGGGTAATCGAAGTTGGAAATGAAGTTAAAAGCGTTAAACCTGGAGATTTAGTTGTTTCAGACAGTCATATACCTTGTGGTTATTGTCATCAGTGTAGAACAGGAAATATGCATGTATGCCAGAATTTAAAGATCTTAGGAGTAGATAGAGATGGCGTTTTTTCTGAATACGCCGTTCTACCAGATACAGTTTTGATAAAAATCGACGAAAGTATACCTTTAAAATATGCATCTGTGATGGAACCTTTGGGAAATGCGATTTTTACAACAACTGCAGCCGATCTTAGAGGTAAAGTAGTTTTAATTGCCGGAGCGGGACCTATTGGCGCTATGGCGATAGAAATTGCCAAATTATCCGGAGCAGCTTTCATTATAGTAAGTGAACCTTCTGATTACAGGATCAATATGGCAAAATCTTTAGGGGCTGATTTAGTTATAAATCCGAAGGAGAAGTCTGTAGTTGAAGAAGTATTAAAAATAACCTCTGGATTGGGAGCAGATGTCTTTCTTGAAATGTCAGGAAATGAAAACGCTTTGAATGATGGTATAAAATCATTAAAAAGCACAGGAGTGGCATCTATCTTAGGGGTTTATCCTGAAAGCAAGATAAAGTTTGAAATGAATACCGCAGTTTTTAAAAATCTTACTATTCACACGATTACTGGAAGAAAGATGTTTGAAACGTGGTATATGGCTATAAACTGGCTGAAATATCATAAATTGGATTTAAGTAAAGTCGTTACGCATGAATTTGACTTTGAAAATTTTGAAGAAGCTTTCGAATTGATGGCCAGTGGGAAAAGCGGTAAGATAGTTTTAAACGTTACAAAAGAGGAGGAGGTTTGA
- a CDS encoding glycine C-acetyltransferase, which yields MDFYEQLREELKKLEDSGLLITIRTLESAQGAWININGKKVLNMCSNNYLGLANNERLKEAAINAIKNWGVGPGAVRTIAGTMKIHEELEKKLAEFKKVEATLVVQSGFNANQAVIPTITNEEDGILSDELNHASIIDGVRLSKAKRYIWKHKDLNSLEEQLVKAQRDNCRRKLIITDGVFSMDGDIAPLPGIVELAKKYDALVMVDDAHGEGVLGENGRGIADHFNLTEEVDIEIGTLSKAFGVVGGFIAGKKVLIDYLKQQARPFLFSSSLSPAETAAALEATKILYESDDLVKKLWDNAKYFQSKIKEMGYDIGGTETPITPVMIYDEKKTKEFSSKLYEEGIFASSIVYPTVPKGKARIRVMISALHSKEDLDFALSKFEKIGKSLGTL from the coding sequence ATGGATTTTTATGAACAATTGAGAGAAGAGTTGAAAAAGCTCGAAGACTCTGGTTTACTTATCACCATAAGAACACTTGAAAGTGCACAAGGCGCTTGGATCAATATCAATGGTAAAAAGGTTTTAAATATGTGTTCTAACAATTATTTGGGTTTGGCAAACAACGAAAGGCTTAAAGAAGCTGCTATTAATGCGATTAAAAACTGGGGTGTAGGTCCAGGTGCAGTTAGAACAATAGCTGGGACTATGAAGATTCACGAAGAATTAGAAAAAAAGCTAGCGGAATTTAAAAAAGTAGAGGCAACTCTCGTTGTTCAATCTGGGTTCAACGCAAATCAAGCAGTTATTCCTACTATAACAAACGAAGAAGATGGCATTTTATCAGATGAACTTAACCACGCTAGCATAATAGACGGTGTTAGATTATCAAAGGCAAAAAGATATATTTGGAAACATAAAGATTTAAACTCCTTGGAAGAGCAACTGGTTAAGGCTCAAAGGGATAATTGTAGAAGAAAATTAATTATAACTGACGGTGTTTTTAGTATGGATGGAGATATTGCGCCTCTACCAGGAATTGTAGAATTAGCCAAAAAATATGATGCTTTAGTAATGGTGGATGATGCACATGGGGAAGGAGTACTAGGAGAAAACGGTAGAGGAATAGCGGATCATTTCAATTTGACAGAGGAAGTGGATATAGAAATTGGAACTTTATCGAAAGCTTTTGGAGTGGTAGGCGGATTTATAGCAGGTAAAAAAGTATTAATTGATTATTTGAAGCAACAAGCAAGGCCCTTTCTATTCTCTAGTTCTTTATCTCCAGCAGAAACGGCTGCCGCTTTAGAAGCAACAAAAATACTTTATGAATCTGACGATTTAGTGAAAAAGCTGTGGGATAATGCAAAATATTTTCAAAGTAAGATAAAAGAAATGGGCTATGATATCGGAGGCACTGAAACTCCTATAACCCCTGTGATGATATATGATGAAAAGAAAACAAAAGAATTTAGCTCAAAACTATATGAAGAAGGAATTTTTGCGTCTAGTATAGTTTATCCCACCGTTCCAAAAGGTAAAGCCAGGATAAGGGTAATGATAAGCGCATTACACAGTAAAGAAGACTTAGACTTTGCTTTAAGCAAATTTGAAAAAATAGGTAAAAGTCTTGGTACTCTATAA
- a CDS encoding SBBP repeat-containing protein, producing the protein MKSKIVLVLVLTVSLFAMASLTLDWGRVYTLGGSQEIFDVKSTDEGVYLFGYTNEKGFNEDILILEFDQEGNVVYENKLGGNYNDWANQGILTSDGDMLLVGTSNSYGSDSDFYVSKIGNNKFSTNINKLGNDKGSAVVEVEDGYVVVGYGSDPDTLNMRGKMVKLNKEGKVVFEKWLPYFVAGSDTKPLSIQKTSDGNFIIAGTVVQLFENKTKFYLAKVDPNGEEIWTKVFAPRDYARGFDVKEVSGGYVAVGYEGSWDSKWSDIYVVKVNPEGHILWEGFYGDVESDHGYSVAVGPNGYIYVAGYVTTLNGDKDFAILEYDNNGNLLSEKSLGGYGDDVAYAIDIDDNGNLYVAGYSQSSDLGADAHKDVFILKYTVK; encoded by the coding sequence GTGAAATCAAAAATTGTTTTGGTATTGGTGTTAACAGTATCTCTTTTTGCGATGGCTTCTTTAACCCTTGATTGGGGAAGAGTATACACCCTTGGTGGATCTCAGGAGATCTTCGATGTAAAATCTACAGATGAGGGGGTATATCTTTTTGGATACACCAATGAAAAAGGATTCAACGAAGATATTTTAATTTTGGAATTCGATCAAGAGGGTAACGTAGTTTATGAAAACAAGTTAGGTGGAAATTACAACGATTGGGCAAATCAAGGAATTTTAACTTCTGATGGTGATATGCTCTTGGTTGGAACATCGAATTCTTACGGAAGTGATTCAGATTTCTACGTTTCAAAAATAGGTAACAACAAATTCTCTACGAACATTAATAAACTAGGTAACGACAAAGGTTCAGCTGTTGTAGAAGTAGAGGATGGCTATGTTGTAGTAGGCTATGGTTCCGATCCTGATACATTAAACATGCGAGGAAAAATGGTAAAATTGAATAAAGAAGGAAAAGTTGTATTTGAAAAGTGGCTTCCTTACTTTGTTGCTGGCTCTGATACTAAACCTTTGAGTATTCAAAAAACTTCAGACGGTAATTTCATCATTGCAGGCACGGTAGTACAATTATTTGAAAATAAGACCAAATTTTATTTGGCTAAGGTTGATCCCAATGGAGAAGAAATCTGGACCAAAGTTTTTGCTCCTAGAGATTATGCTAGAGGCTTCGATGTTAAAGAAGTATCTGGAGGCTACGTAGCCGTTGGTTATGAAGGTTCATGGGATTCAAAATGGTCAGATATCTATGTTGTAAAGGTTAACCCAGAGGGACATATTTTATGGGAAGGTTTTTACGGAGATGTAGAAAGTGATCACGGTTATTCAGTTGCCGTAGGTCCAAATGGATATATATATGTTGCAGGATACGTTACAACCCTGAACGGCGACAAAGATTTTGCTATACTTGAATACGATAATAACGGTAATTTATTGAGCGAAAAATCTCTTGGTGGATACGGCGATGATGTCGCTTATGCCATAGATATTGATGATAATGGTAACCTCTATGTTGCTGGATATTCTCAATCATCAGATTTGGGTGCAGATGCTCACAAAGATGTCTTTATTTTAAAATACACAGTAAAATAA